The genomic stretch TCAAATGGTTGCTTATACGTTAAAAGGAGCTGGTTACAATGTCGTAGAGGCAGTCGACGGACAAGATGGGCTGGACAAAGCCAAGTCACAAACCATCAACCTGGTGCTCACAGACCAGAATATGCCAATAATGGATGGACTTACGCTCATCAAAACCTTGCGCACATTACCAGAATACAAAACCACCCCCATTCTGATGCTGACCACAGAAGCAGGTGAAGCCATGAAAAGCCAGGGCAAAGCTGCTGGTGCAACCGGATGGATGGTAAAACCCTTCGATCCGGAAAAACTGATTGAAGTTGTCAAAAAAGTCATCGGTTAAATTCACCCGACGATAAGGATGATACCGGTTTGCAAAAACGCATCACACCACTGATACCCTGCACGAAAATGCTGGGATTAAAGGCATGAAATGACCATTGATATGAGTCAATTTTATCAGGTGTTCTTCGAAGAAACCGCAGAACACCTGAAAACCATGGAAAGCCTGCTGGTTGATATCGATGTTGCTGCGCCCAGTCTGGATGACCTGAACGCGATTTTTCGTGCTGCCCATTCCATCAAGGGCGGAGCAGCCACCTTCGGCTTCAACGACATGACCGAAGTAACGCATATTCTGGAATCGCTGCTGGACAGGCTGCGTAAGGAAGAACTGCCGCTACGCACAGAAATGATAGACGAATTTCTAAAAGCTGGCGATATACTCAAAGCGCAACTGAATGCCCATCAGAATGGTGGCACAGTAGAACAGTCCGTGATCTCCGAAGTGTGTCGAAAGCTGGATGCCCTCGCAAAAAAAACGGCTGAACAGGTTGCCATTGAAACACCTGTAAATACCTCTTCTGCAACCGACACAGCGCCCACAAAAAAACATTACCATATCGAGTTTACCGTTGAACCCGAGATCAATCTGGACAATCTTTTTGCTGAGCTTTCCGGTTTAGGCAACCTGAAAATCATCCAGAATGGCGCTGCCTTATCCCCATCCTTGTGGCAAATCGAACTGTCCACCTACGCCGACTCAGCCGAATTGCTTGATACCATCGCTTACTTTACCAAGCCCGATCAGGTTGATATTCAGCTACAACCTCAAAGCAGCGAGGATGAAAGTTACGGTTTCTTCACTTACAGCGAAACAGCGGATTCAGACCCCGGTTATGGTTTTTTCACGCATATTGAAACGCCGCAGGATACTCCCGCTGAAAATACCAGCTACGGTTTTTTTACTGAAATTACCCCTGCCCAGGTCACACCTGATGAAGATGCCGGTTATGGATTTTTTACTGATATTGAGGAAATAAAAGCACAGCCTGCACAAACGCCCCCTCCAACAACAACTGCCTCGCAAGTGCAAACTACACCTGCAGCCACCCCAACTGCTGATACGTCTATCCGGGTCAACATAGACAAAGTTGACCAACTCATCAACCTGGTTGGTGAGCTGGTCATTACCCAAGCCATGCTGGCTCAAGCAGCTTCTACTGTCGATCCTGTCATTTACGAAAATCTCATGACCGGCATGGCACAACTGGAACGCAACACCCGTGATCTGCAAGAGTCCGTCATGTCGATTCGCATGCTGCCGATCAACTTCGTTTTCAGCCGTTTCCCCAGGCTGGTTCGGGATTTAGCCTCCAAACTCAACAAGCAGATTGAACTGAAAACCATCGGCGAAGATACAGAACTGGACAAGGTGCTAATAGAGAAACTCGCCGACCCCCTCACCCATTTAGTCCGTAACAGTCTGGATCATGGAATTGAATTACCTGAAAAACGCATCGCAGCGGGTAAAGACCCCAAGGGCACCATCACCTTGCGCGCTTTCCACCAGGGTGGCAGCATCATCATCGAAGTCAGCGACGATGGTAGCGGCTTGCATCGCGACAAAATACTGGATAAAGCCAAAGAACGGGGTTTATCTGTAACAGACAACATGCCTGACCAGGATGTCTGGCAATTGATTTTTGCACCCGGATTTTCCACAGCCGAAGAGGTCACGGATGTTTCTGGACGTGGCGTGGGCATGGATGTTGTGAAACGCAATATCCAGGAAATGGGCGGACGTGTTGAAATCCAGTCAGAAGCAGGCTGGGGCTCTAAAATCACCATTCGTCTACCTCTTACACTGGCGATACTGGACGGCATGTCCATTGGCGTGGGCAAAGAAGTATTTATTATCCCTCTCGCCTTTATATCAGAGTCCTTGCAGCCTGCTCCAGCCGACATCAAAACCGTCACGGGCGAGGGTCAGGTTGTACAGGTACGTGGCGAATATCTGCCCCTGATTGCACTGCACAAACTGTTTAACATGCGGCCTAAAGTAACCGAACCGAGTCAGGGCATTCTGGTGCTGCTGGAGGCAGAAGGCAAGAGAGTCGCACTATTTGTAGACGAACTTCTGGGCCAGCATCAGGTAGTGATTAAAAGTCTGGAGACCAATTTCCGCAAGGTTCCGCACGTTTCAGGCGCTACCATCATGGGGGATGGCCGTGTAGCGGTCATACTGGATGTCGCTTCGCTGGTTACAACCAGTACACAGAATAAAGATTAAGGAGACAGACCATGCAGACATCACAAGAAACCAGAGTTGATGCCAGCACAGGCAACACCAACGAGTTTCTGACCTTTACTTTGGGCAAGGAAGAATATGGCATTGATATTCTCAAGGTACAGGAAATTCGTGGCTATGATGCAGTCACCCATATTGCTAATACCCCGGAATTTATCAAGGGCATAATTAACTTGCGCGGCATTATTGTCCCTATAGTGGATATGCGCATCAAGTTCAAACTAGGCACACCCGTATATGACCAGTTTACGGTTGTCATTATTCTGAATGTTGCCAACCGCGTTGTTGGCATGGTGGTCGATGGTGTTTCAGATGTGATTACACTTCCCGCATCACAAATTCAGCCCCCACCGGAATTCGGAGCCGCCATGGATACCCAGTACATAGTGGGGTTAGGCACATTTGAAGAACGCATGATCATACTGGTGGATATTGAACGGCTCATGACCAGTAGAGAGATGGAACTGGTAGACAACGTTGCAATCTGATCGCCAAAAATTAAAATTTAACCTGTTAAAGGGAACCACAAAATGCGCATGAACATGCCTGTGACCAACAACGAATACGTGCTGACAGAAAACGATTCCGTTGTTTCAAAAACTGACCTGAAAGGCGTTATTACCTATATCAACCAGGATTTTCTGCGGGTAAGCGGATTTACCTCGCAAGAATTGATAGGGCAACCTCACAATGTTGTGCGGCACCCGGACATGCCATCAGAAGTGTTCGCCGATTTGTATGCCACTCTGAAATCCGGCAAGCCCTGGACCGGCATGGTCAAAAATCGCTGCAAGAATGGTGATTTTTATTGGGTGCTGGCCAATGCTACGCCAATCCGGGAAGGCAACCAGGTCATAGGTTATATGTCCGTGCGTAGCAAGCCCAGCCGCAACCAGATTGAAGAAGCATCCCGAGACTATCAGTTATTCCGGGATGGCAAAGCCGGCAGCATGAAAATTCAGGAAGGAAAAGTCATCAAACCCAGCATCGCCGCGAGACTCAATCTTTTCAGGAATAAAACCATTAAATCCCGTCTGATATTAGTCATGGGGTTATTATCAGCCCTGCTGATCCTGATTGGCGTCATGGGAATGATGGGCATGAGCACGGCAAACCATCGCCTGCAATCAGTCTACGAAAACAATGTGATCCCCATCGGACAACTGGACACCGTTATTCGTAGGATGAACCGCAATCAGATTAATATCTTGCAATCCCTCGCCAATCCGGAACCGGCCTCAATAACCAAATATACAGATGAAATTTATCAGAATAAGGAAGTGATAACTAAGGCATGGGATGGCTATATGGAAACCACCCTCACGCCTCAAGAAAAACAACTGGCGGAAAAATTTATAGTTGATCGCACGAAGTTCCTCAAGGAAGGATTAGATCCAGCAGTTACGGCTTTGCGTGCCGGCAAACTCAATGAAGCGAAACAAATCTTTGAGGAAATAGCGTTACCGGATTTTGCGCCTGTTCGAGAAGGTGCAGACGCCCTGATCAAACTTCAGCTCGATATTTCCAAGGAAGAAAATGACATTTCTAAGCAGCGCTATACTACTACACGCAATATCGCCATCTCACTCATTACGGCAGGGCTGATCATTGCACTATGGATTAGCTTCTTCCTGATCCGCGCCATCGTGAAACCATTGGAAGAAACAATCAGTTACTTTAACAAAATCTCTGAAGGCAACTACAA from Sulfurirhabdus autotrophica encodes the following:
- a CDS encoding response regulator; translation: MAKTILAVDDSVSIRQMVAYTLKGAGYNVVEAVDGQDGLDKAKSQTINLVLTDQNMPIMDGLTLIKTLRTLPEYKTTPILMLTTEAGEAMKSQGKAAGATGWMVKPFDPEKLIEVVKKVIG
- a CDS encoding chemotaxis protein CheW; the protein is MTIDMSQFYQVFFEETAEHLKTMESLLVDIDVAAPSLDDLNAIFRAAHSIKGGAATFGFNDMTEVTHILESLLDRLRKEELPLRTEMIDEFLKAGDILKAQLNAHQNGGTVEQSVISEVCRKLDALAKKTAEQVAIETPVNTSSATDTAPTKKHYHIEFTVEPEINLDNLFAELSGLGNLKIIQNGAALSPSLWQIELSTYADSAELLDTIAYFTKPDQVDIQLQPQSSEDESYGFFTYSETADSDPGYGFFTHIETPQDTPAENTSYGFFTEITPAQVTPDEDAGYGFFTDIEEIKAQPAQTPPPTTTASQVQTTPAATPTADTSIRVNIDKVDQLINLVGELVITQAMLAQAASTVDPVIYENLMTGMAQLERNTRDLQESVMSIRMLPINFVFSRFPRLVRDLASKLNKQIELKTIGEDTELDKVLIEKLADPLTHLVRNSLDHGIELPEKRIAAGKDPKGTITLRAFHQGGSIIIEVSDDGSGLHRDKILDKAKERGLSVTDNMPDQDVWQLIFAPGFSTAEEVTDVSGRGVGMDVVKRNIQEMGGRVEIQSEAGWGSKITIRLPLTLAILDGMSIGVGKEVFIIPLAFISESLQPAPADIKTVTGEGQVVQVRGEYLPLIALHKLFNMRPKVTEPSQGILVLLEAEGKRVALFVDELLGQHQVVIKSLETNFRKVPHVSGATIMGDGRVAVILDVASLVTTSTQNKD
- a CDS encoding chemotaxis protein CheW; this encodes MQTSQETRVDASTGNTNEFLTFTLGKEEYGIDILKVQEIRGYDAVTHIANTPEFIKGIINLRGIIVPIVDMRIKFKLGTPVYDQFTVVIILNVANRVVGMVVDGVSDVITLPASQIQPPPEFGAAMDTQYIVGLGTFEERMIILVDIERLMTSREMELVDNVAI